A window of Rhododendron vialii isolate Sample 1 chromosome 13a, ASM3025357v1 contains these coding sequences:
- the LOC131314303 gene encoding 17.3 kDa class I heat shock protein-like, giving the protein MSLIPSFFGNRRGNSANSSIFDPFPLDVWDPFRTFPQFPELSRENSAFVTTRVDWKETPEAHVFKADLPGLKKEEVKVEVEDDRVLQISGERSVEKEEKDEAWHRVERSSGKFVRRFRLPENAKMDQVKAAMENGVLTVTVPKEEVKKPDGKSIEISG; this is encoded by the coding sequence atgtctCTAATCCCAAGCTTCTTCGGCAACCGACGAGGCAACAGCGCTAACAGCAGCATCTTCGATCCCTTCCCCCTCGACGTCTGGGACCCATTCCGGACCTTTCCCCAATTCCCCGAACTCTCCCGCGAGAACTCGGCGTTCGTGACCACGCGCGTCGACTGGAAGGAGACCCCGGAGGCGCACGTGTTCAAGGCGGACCTGCCGGGGCTGAAGAAGGAGGAGGTGAAGGTGGAGGTCGAGGACGACAGGGTGTTGCAGATCAGCGGGGAGAGGAGCGTGGAGAAGGAGGAGAAGGATGAGGCGTGGCACCGGGTGGAGAGGAGCAGCGGGAAGTTCGTGAGGCGGTTCAGGCTGCCGGAGAACGCGAAGATGGATCAGGTAAAGGCGGCGATGGAGAACGGGGTTCTGACCGTGACGGTTCCGAAGGAGGAGGTGAAGAAGCCCGATGGTAAAAG